Proteins encoded within one genomic window of Gaiellales bacterium:
- a CDS encoding Gfo/Idh/MocA family oxidoreductase: MSLRAGMIGGGWITRVHAPAIDAAEGVDLVAACDIDLDRAEAIAGPRGGRAYTSWEEMYEREDLDVMWVCTPPLHHRDPAVAALAAGIHVYLEKPIARTPADAEAIVAAADAAGSTVCAVGYQWHATELLADARQALEGQRVGMLVGRNFGPVSGRPWFVDRAQGGGQLLERGSHHIDLQRAIAGDIVAVQTTAGSVRLAQADGPRGNIDDAITLLFHFANGALGCVHTVWSRDGQPELYATDILATDATIALELGPDRFRISGQSAGRDLAAEYGEPMHRSIAGFLDAVRAGDPGRVYCTPANALQTLRVAHACERALETGSVVSV, translated from the coding sequence ATGTCGCTGCGGGCCGGGATGATCGGGGGCGGGTGGATCACCCGTGTCCATGCGCCGGCGATCGACGCCGCGGAAGGCGTCGACCTGGTCGCGGCCTGCGACATCGACCTCGACCGGGCCGAGGCGATCGCCGGCCCCCGCGGCGGCCGTGCCTACACGAGCTGGGAGGAGATGTACGAGCGCGAGGACCTCGACGTGATGTGGGTGTGCACGCCGCCGCTGCACCACCGCGACCCGGCCGTCGCGGCGCTCGCGGCCGGCATCCACGTCTACCTCGAGAAGCCGATCGCGCGCACGCCGGCCGATGCCGAGGCGATCGTCGCGGCGGCGGATGCGGCCGGCTCGACCGTCTGTGCAGTCGGCTACCAGTGGCACGCGACCGAGCTCCTGGCCGATGCCCGGCAGGCGCTCGAGGGCCAGCGGGTGGGGATGCTCGTCGGCCGCAACTTCGGCCCGGTCAGCGGCCGGCCCTGGTTCGTCGACCGCGCCCAGGGCGGCGGCCAGCTGCTCGAGCGGGGCAGCCACCACATCGACCTCCAGCGCGCGATCGCAGGCGACATCGTCGCCGTCCAGACGACCGCCGGGTCGGTGCGCCTGGCCCAGGCGGACGGCCCCCGCGGCAACATCGACGACGCGATCACGCTCCTCTTCCACTTCGCCAACGGCGCGCTCGGCTGCGTGCACACGGTCTGGTCGCGCGACGGCCAGCCGGAGCTGTACGCGACCGACATCCTCGCCACCGACGCGACCATCGCGCTCGAGCTCGGCCCCGACCGCTTCCGCATCAGCGGACAGTCGGCCGGGCGCGACCTCGCCGCCGAGTACGGCGAGCCGATGCACCGGTCGATCGCGGGGTTCCTGGACGCCGTCCGTGCCGGCGACCCCGGCCGCGTCTACTGCACGCCGGCGAACGC
- a CDS encoding polysaccharide deacetylase family protein, with amino-acid sequence MIPEPVLRRDLVGYGRTPPRFEWPDGAGVVVNLVLVYEEGSEYSVLWGDDRNDGWGEYADPGVQPPHRDPGTESHYEYGSRAGVWRLARIFDGANVPVTVSAAAVALELNPGVAEWMREHDHDLLGHGWRWNEPWTMSREEERATIGRAVETYQRVLGRGPEGWNSRSWPSENTRELLLEQGGFIYHSEGYSDDVPYYEPIGGKPFLVVPYSKTYNDSRYLMSPGFSSPRDFLDTAILGIDELAREADERRTLMTFAVHARWSGQAGRAAVVRQFIEHAQGIPGVKFMRRADIARWWLDRYPPP; translated from the coding sequence GACGGCGCCGGCGTCGTCGTGAACCTCGTCCTCGTCTACGAGGAGGGGTCGGAGTACTCCGTGCTCTGGGGCGACGACCGCAACGACGGCTGGGGCGAGTACGCCGACCCGGGCGTCCAGCCGCCCCACCGCGACCCCGGCACCGAGTCGCACTACGAGTACGGCAGCCGTGCCGGCGTGTGGCGGCTCGCGCGCATCTTCGACGGGGCGAACGTGCCGGTGACGGTCTCGGCTGCCGCCGTCGCCCTCGAGCTGAACCCCGGCGTGGCCGAGTGGATGCGCGAGCACGACCACGACCTGCTGGGCCACGGCTGGCGCTGGAACGAGCCCTGGACGATGAGCCGCGAGGAGGAGCGCGCAACCATCGGCCGCGCCGTCGAGACCTACCAGCGCGTGCTCGGGCGAGGGCCGGAGGGGTGGAACTCACGCTCCTGGCCGAGCGAGAACACGCGCGAGCTCCTGCTCGAGCAGGGCGGGTTCATCTACCACTCCGAGGGCTACTCCGACGACGTGCCCTACTACGAGCCGATCGGCGGCAAGCCGTTCCTGGTCGTGCCGTACTCGAAGACCTACAACGACTCGCGGTATCTGATGAGCCCCGGCTTCTCGAGCCCGCGCGACTTCCTCGACACGGCGATCCTGGGGATCGACGAGCTCGCCCGCGAGGCGGACGAGCGGCGGACGCTGATGACGTTCGCCGTGCACGCGCGCTGGAGCGGCCAGGCCGGCCGGGCCGCCGTCGTGCGCCAGTTCATCGAGCACGCGCAGGGCATCCCCGGCGTCAAGTTCATGCGGCGGGCGGACATCGCCCGGTGGTGGCTCGACCGCTACCCGCCGCCGTGA
- a CDS encoding NAD(P)H-quinone oxidoreductase has product MRCVVYHGVGGPEVVAVEERPDPAPGKFEVALEPAFAGVNPADVLQREGKHPVPAGSPKDVPGLEVGGRVVECGEGVTAFQPGDRAFGLVGGGGLAQRVIAHERELAAVPDALDDEVAAAAPEAFLTAFDAICLQAGLASGDTLLVNGASGGVGTAAVQIAVHLGARVVANVRSEELRPRVAGLGATALGADEAFAHVQEEGGADVVLELVGAPHMAGNVASLARGGRIIVVGAKPGDEAAIVLRDLMSRRGHVIGTTLRTRPLEEKAHLVQEFGRRIVPAMAAGRIRPIVDRAFPLDEVGAALAYVRAPGKFGKVLLDLAGRGG; this is encoded by the coding sequence GTGAGGTGCGTCGTCTATCACGGGGTCGGCGGGCCCGAGGTCGTCGCCGTCGAGGAGCGGCCCGATCCCGCGCCGGGCAAGTTCGAGGTCGCGCTCGAGCCGGCGTTCGCCGGCGTGAACCCGGCCGACGTGCTCCAGCGGGAGGGCAAGCATCCCGTCCCCGCCGGATCGCCCAAGGACGTGCCCGGGCTCGAGGTGGGCGGCCGGGTGGTCGAGTGCGGCGAGGGTGTGACCGCGTTCCAGCCCGGCGACCGCGCCTTCGGCCTGGTCGGCGGAGGCGGCCTCGCCCAGCGGGTGATCGCCCACGAGCGTGAGCTCGCCGCCGTGCCCGATGCGCTCGACGACGAGGTCGCTGCCGCTGCGCCCGAGGCGTTCCTGACCGCGTTCGACGCGATCTGCCTCCAGGCCGGGCTGGCCTCGGGCGACACGCTGCTCGTGAACGGCGCCAGCGGCGGCGTGGGGACGGCGGCGGTGCAGATCGCCGTCCACCTCGGCGCCCGGGTGGTCGCGAACGTGCGCTCGGAGGAGCTGCGGCCGCGCGTCGCCGGGCTGGGCGCGACCGCGCTCGGCGCCGACGAGGCGTTCGCGCACGTCCAGGAGGAGGGCGGCGCCGACGTCGTGCTCGAGCTGGTCGGCGCCCCGCACATGGCCGGGAACGTCGCCTCCCTCGCTCGCGGCGGGCGCATCATCGTCGTCGGCGCGAAGCCGGGCGACGAGGCGGCCATCGTCCTGCGCGACCTGATGAGCCGCCGCGGCCACGTGATCGGGACGACGCTGCGCACGCGGCCGCTGGAGGAGAAGGCGCACCTCGTGCAGGAGTTCGGGCGCCGGATCGTCCCGGCGATGGCCGCCGGCCGGATCCGCCCGATCGTCGACCGCGCCTTCCCGCTCGACGAGGTCGGCGCCGCGCTCGCCTACGTGCGTGCCCCGGGCAAGTTCGGCAAGGTGCTGCTCGACCTCGCCGGCCGGGGCGGCTGA